DNA sequence from the Blastomonas fulva genome:
GCTGCAGGCGATCGCGCCCAAATTGCGTCGGGTTGCGCTGTCGGCGACGGTCGCCGATGCCGACGCCTATCGCGCGTGGCTCGCGCCATATGGCGATATCGATACCGTAGCCCTGGTCGAGGGCGAGCCCGGCGCGGAGCCTGACCTGTCGATCCTTATTACCGATGATCGCGTTCCCTGGGCGGGGCACAGCGGCAACTATGCCGTGCCGCAGGTGCTCGAGGAAATCGCGCGAAACAAGACCACGCTTGTCTTCTGCAACACGCGCTTCCTCGCCGAGTTCATCTTTCAGAAGCTCTGGGAACTCAACGAGGCGCATCTGCCGATCGGCATCCACCACGGCTCGCTGTCGGTCGAGGCGCGGCGCAAGGTCGAAGGCGCGATGGCGCGCGGCGAATTGCGCGCACTGGTCGCCACCGCCAGCCTCGATCTGGGGGTCGACTGGGGCAATGTCGATTGCGTGATCCAGATGGGCGCGCCCAAGGGATCGTCGCGATTGCTGCAGCGGATCGGCCGCGCCAACCACCGGCTCGACTGCCCCAGCCGCGCGATCCTGGTCCCCGGCAACCGCTTCGAATATTTGGAAGCCCAGGCGGCCTTCGATGCGGTCACCGAAGGCCAGCGCGATGGCGAAAGCTTCCGCCCCGGCGGGCTCGACGTGCTCGCGCAGTTCATCATGGGCGCAGCCTGCGCCGGGCCGTTCCACGAGGATGCTCTACTCGACGAGGTGCAGTCCGCCCTGCCCTATAGCGGCATCGACCGCGCCGCGTTTCAGCGGGTGCTCGGCTTTGTCGAGAACGGCGGCTATTCGCTCAAGGCCTATGACAAGTTCAAGCGGCTGGTGCGGCTGGCCGATGGCACATGGCGGCTCGCGCATCCCAAATTTGCCGCGCAATATCGCCTGAATGCGGGCATCATCGTCGACACCCCGATGCTCGAGGTGCGCTTCAAGAACGGGCGTTCGCTGGGCAAGGTCGAGGAGAATTTCGCCGCGCAGCTCGCGCCTGGCGACACCTTCGTGTTCGCAGGCATGGGGCTCGAGGTCGAGCGGATCAAGGACATGGACCTGCTGGTCAAGGCGTCGGCCAAGGCCTCGCAGATCCCCAGCTACAACGGCGCGCGGATGCCGCTGACCACGCATCTGTCGCAGCGCGTGCGCGGCTTCCTGACCGACCGCGCGAGCTGGCCGCGCTTCCCCGATGACGTACGCGAGTGGCTCGAGATGCAGGATTGGCGCTCGGCGATGCCCGAGCCCGATCAGCTGCTGGTCGAGACCTTCCCGCACCACGGGCGCCATTACATGGTCTGCTACCCGTTCGAGGGATGGAACGCGCACCAGTCGCTGGGCATGCTGCTCACCCGGCGGATGGAGGATCGCGGGCTGCAGCCTATGGGCTTTGTCGCCAACGATTATGCGCTTGCGGTGTGGGGCCTCAAGCCGATCAGCGATCCCGGCGCCTTGCTGTCGGCGGATATCCTCACCGACGAGTTCACCGACTGGGTGCAGAACAGTTACCTGCTCAAGCGCGCCTTTCGCGAGGTCGCGGTGATCAGCGGGCTGGTCGAGCGCCAGCATCCGGGCAAGAAGAAGTCCGGGCGGCAGGTCACCTTCTCGACCGACCTGATCTACGATGTGCTGCGCAAGTACGAGCCCGACCATGTGCTGCTCGAGGCCGCCTGGGCCGATGCGCGCGCGCGGATGACCGATGTCGGGCGGCTGGGCGATCTGCTCGACCGCGCGGCAGGCACGATGCTGCATATCGATCTCGAACGCGTAAGCCCGCTCGCGGTGCCGGTGCTGGTGATGATCGGGCGCGAGAGCGTGGCGCAAGGATCGACCGACGATGCGCTGCTGACCGAGGCCGAGAGCCTTGCCGCCACCGCGATGCGCGGCGATTGATTGCGGGCGGTCACCGCTGGTGGTAATCTCATGCCAGTGCCCGGCCTGAAACGGGCGCGGGAGAGGATCGCAGCCATGACCTTACGCCCCCTGCCCGGTGCGCTGGCCCTTGCCTTCGCGCTGTGCGCATCCGCTGCGGCAGCCCAATCGAGCCCGGCGCCATCGGTCCCCGCTGCTCCGGGTGTCGCCAATGCCACTGTGGGCGCGCTGGAGGGTAATGCCGTGAGTGCGGGCGCCGAGGTGGTCAGCATCGCACAGGACCGTGCCGATCGCATGACCGTGCCGGTAAGCATCGATGGCCGCGGCCCGTTCTCCTTCCTGATCGATACCGGGTCCGAACGCACCGTCGTCTCGCGCGACATTGCAGGCGAGCTGATGCTCAAGTTCGCCGAGATCGCCCGGCTAGTCAGCATCGCGGGCAGCAAGATGGTGGAGACGGTCTATGTCCCCGACCTGACGCTGGGTCGGCAGAATTACGGCGAGGTGGTCGCGCCGATCCTGGAGGCGCATCACATCGGTGCGGATGGCATCCTGGGGCTGGACGGCCTGCAGGACCAGCGCATCCTCTTCGATTTCACCACCAACGCGATCAGCATAGAAGATGTCCGCAAGCGCGCCGTATCCAGCGACTTCGAGATCATCGTCACCGCGCGCCGCCGTTCGGGCCAGCTGATCTTCACCGATGCTACCCTGGGGGGCAAAAGGATCAGCGTGGTGATCGACACCGGCGCGGAGTCCAACATCGGCAATCTTGCGCTGCTGCGGCGGCTGGGCAGCGGCAAGAAGCTGACCCAGGAACAGGGCAGCCTGGTCTCGGTCACCGGCCAGTCGGTGACCGTCAACTCGGGGCTGGCGAACGATTTCCGGATCGGGCGCGCGCAGTTCGAATTTGTGCCGATCGTGTTCGCCGATTCGCAGGCCTTTGCCGAGCTGGGTCTGGACAAGACTCCCGCGCTGCTGCTGGGCATGGGTACGCTGCGGCTGTTCAGCCGGATGATGATCGATTTCAAGCAGCGCCGCGTGCTGTTCGACATGCCTTCCAACGCCCGGCGCAGGCCCGACAGGGCCCCGATCTAGCGCGCGTTTAGCACCAGTCGGGACGGCCGTTGCCGTACCACACCGCCAGCCCTTCATCGACCAGCGCGCCGCCCACGCTGGCTCCTGCGCGTGTCACGACAAACAGCGCCCGGCCATAGCGGTCCTGCGCCCTCGCCCCGGGTTCGAGCGTGAACGGCCCTGCGTTTAGCAACTCGACCATCCGCTGCGTCGCCAGCCTGCCGCGCTCGAGCTCTGCAGGGCAGCGCGGCGAGGACACCTCGGGCGTATCGATATCGGCGATGCGGATCTTCTGCCCGCGCAGCCAGATGGTGTCGCCATCGACCACGCAGGTGACCCGCGCGCCACCGCCGCAGATGCCGAACCGGACCGAGACCGTGTCGGGCCGGGCGTTGACGATCGGCGCGCCTGCAAACTGCGCCACCTGTTCGGGCGCATCCTCCTGCACCTCCAGCAGATGGCGTTGCTCGCGCGATTGCGCCCAGGGGTCGGGTGTTTCAGGCTGGATGGCGGGGGCTATCCCACTCTCCTCCACCGGCACCAGCCAGGCGTTGAGGTTCCAGCCTGCCAGCGCCGCCAACAGCAGCGCGAGCACGAAGATGCGGGCATGGCCCTGGTCTGCGCTGGGCGATATTCTGGGGGTTGATCTGGCCACACGGCATGATCGCTCCGGGGGGTTAACGGTTCCCTAGCCCGACGCAATTCAGTCGTGGAAAACCACGGTCTTGCTGCCGTTGACCAGCACCCGGTCCTCCAGATGGAACCGCACCGCGCGCGAGAGCACGCGACGCTCTATGTCGCGTCCCTTGCGCACCAGATCGTCGGGGGTGTCGCTGTGGCTGATGTTCTCGACGTCCTGATGGATGATCGGGCCTTCATCGAGATCGCCGGTGACATAATGCGCGGTGGCGCCGATGATCTTCACCCCCCGCTCCCACGCCTGGTGATAGGGCTTGGCTCCCTTGAAGCCGGGGAGGAAGCTGTGGTGGATGTTGATGCAGCGCCCCGACAGATACCGGGCCATCTCGTCCGAGAGGATCTGCATATAGCGCGCCAGCACCACCAGTTCGGTGTCGGTCTGCTCGATGATCGCGCGGATCGCGCCTTCCTGCGCGGGCTTGGTCGCCGCGGTCACGGGCAGATGGTGATAGGGAATATCCCCGATCATCGTGTGGCTGATCGCTTCGCGCGGATGATTGGAGACGATTCCCGTCACCGCCATGTTGAGCTCGCCGATGCGCGAACGATACAGAAGGTCTCCCAGGCAGTGATCGAACTTCGACACCAGCAGCAGAACCCTTCGCGGCTGCGCCATGTCGCGGATCGACCATTCCATGCCATGCCGCGCGGCGACCTCGGCAAAGGCGGCGCGAAACGCCTCGATCGACCCGGCACCTGAAAGCAGCTCGAAGCTAACCCGCATGAAGAACCGGTCTTCGATGCGGTCGTTATACTGCTGCGATTCCAGAATATTGGCGTGGTTGCCGGCCAGGAACCCGGCGACTGCGGCGACAATTCCGGGCTGGTCGGCGCAGGACAGGGTCAGGCTGTAGCTGTCGGGCATGAAGGGTCCTGTGCTTTGAGGAAGGGAGAGAATGCGGAAACGGATGCGAGGTGGGAACGCACGCAGCGGCGGTAACGGCTATTTGCCAACAAACAGGAAACCCACCCCTGCCATGATACAGCCAAAGGCCGCAAGATGCCGCCAGCTGAGCGCCTCGCCCAGCACCGCGACCATGAACACGCCGAACACGGTCAGCGCGAGCGCCTCCTGCACGATCTTGAGCTGACCCGGCGTCCAGCCATGCGCAAAGCCTATGCGGTTGGCGGGAACCGCAAAACAGTATTCGACCAGCGCAATACCCCAGCTGATCGCGATCACCCAGAAGATCGGGCGTGCCGCCGCGGCCTCTGTCCCGCCCCTGAGGTGCCAGTACCAAGCGGTGGTCATGAAGATGTTCGATATGGCAAGCAGCAGCACGGTGGGCGCGATCTGGGTGGGCATGGCGGGCTTTCATTTCACGGCGGAGCTGGTGTTGGTGCATGACCCACGAGCCCGCGAGAGGTAAAGAGAAGATAAATCTGTCGTCAACGTCCTCTTAACCCTTGCTGCCAAGGGGCGCTTAACCAGCAATGCGCACATCTTGTTGAACTTCAGCGCCAAAGGGGGTCAGCATGTCGCCAGACAGTGTGTTCATTTCATTCCTCTCCATCTCGCTCGCCTCGGTTTTCCTCGCGTTGCTGATCGGCACGCGCGGCGACCAGATCCGCAAGGTCGCAATGGCGCTGACCGAGGAAAGCGGCGGGCTGACGCGACGGCGCCAGTCGCGCATCGCCGCGGTCGAGCGCAAGACCGCGATCGCCGACGAGGCGATGCAGGCGCGGGCACGCGGCGAGCGGTTCGTGCCCCCGCGCAACTACCGGACGAGCTGAGCTGGATCCTCAGTCCTGTCCCACCGGCCCGGATGTCAGATCGATGATGAAGCCGATCACGCCGATCGTGGTGCCATCGCGGCCATAGCGGCAGGTTCCGCGCGACATCACCTCGCGCACTTCTCCGGCATCGGTGATGATGCGCGCACGAAAATCATAGTCCTCGCCATGGTCGAGCGAGCGCTGGACGGCATCGGCGACCTTCAACCGGTCGTCGGGGTGGTAATAGCAGATCGCCTCCTGCAGGCCGGGCTGGCCGCGCCGCCGGTCACGCTGGTGGATGGCGAACACCTCGTCCGACCAGTGCAGCGACGTTTCCGACCGTTCGAACTGCCAGTTGCCGATCCGGCCGACGCTGAGCGCCAGATCGAGCGACAGCGTCACCCGGTTGCGGTCGCGCTGCAGCGCCAGGTTTTCGCGCAGCACCTTGCGCAGACGGCGCAGCAGCTCGAGCGCCGCCAACGTGGCGACCAGCGCGCAAATCCATGGCAGATGTTCGATCAGGCCAGGCGACATGGCTCGTGTCTTTCCGGATCAGGATCCGTCAACGGCGGCTTTGTGCGCCCGGGCATTTTCGACATAATGCGCCACGCCGATCCGCATTCCGGCGATGGCAGGCTCGGGCAGATCGCGCATGAACTGCGCCGGGCGCCCGCCCCAGAGCTGCCCACCGGGCATCGACTTGCCAGGGGTGAGCATCGCGCCCGCCGCCAGCATGGCATCGCCGCCGATGCGGCAGCCGTCCATCACGATCGACCCCAGGCCGACGAACGCGCGATCCTCTAGCACGCAGCCGTGGATCATCGCCATATGACCGATCAGCAC
Encoded proteins:
- a CDS encoding ligase-associated DNA damage response DEXH box helicase, translating into MALPQIITDWFGQRGWAPRRHQMEMLEQADAGRHALLVASTGAGKTLAGFLPTLADFTDGQSHDGLHTLYISPLKALAHDVQRNLLTPVTEMGLPITIETRSGDTPSDRKARQRARPPHILLTTPESLSLLLSYPESFEMFAGLKTVIVDEVHAFATGKRGDLLNLSLARLQAIAPKLRRVALSATVADADAYRAWLAPYGDIDTVALVEGEPGAEPDLSILITDDRVPWAGHSGNYAVPQVLEEIARNKTTLVFCNTRFLAEFIFQKLWELNEAHLPIGIHHGSLSVEARRKVEGAMARGELRALVATASLDLGVDWGNVDCVIQMGAPKGSSRLLQRIGRANHRLDCPSRAILVPGNRFEYLEAQAAFDAVTEGQRDGESFRPGGLDVLAQFIMGAACAGPFHEDALLDEVQSALPYSGIDRAAFQRVLGFVENGGYSLKAYDKFKRLVRLADGTWRLAHPKFAAQYRLNAGIIVDTPMLEVRFKNGRSLGKVEENFAAQLAPGDTFVFAGMGLEVERIKDMDLLVKASAKASQIPSYNGARMPLTTHLSQRVRGFLTDRASWPRFPDDVREWLEMQDWRSAMPEPDQLLVETFPHHGRHYMVCYPFEGWNAHQSLGMLLTRRMEDRGLQPMGFVANDYALAVWGLKPISDPGALLSADILTDEFTDWVQNSYLLKRAFREVAVISGLVERQHPGKKKSGRQVTFSTDLIYDVLRKYEPDHVLLEAAWADARARMTDVGRLGDLLDRAAGTMLHIDLERVSPLAVPVLVMIGRESVAQGSTDDALLTEAESLAATAMRGD
- a CDS encoding retroviral-like aspartic protease family protein; this encodes MTLRPLPGALALAFALCASAAAAQSSPAPSVPAAPGVANATVGALEGNAVSAGAEVVSIAQDRADRMTVPVSIDGRGPFSFLIDTGSERTVVSRDIAGELMLKFAEIARLVSIAGSKMVETVYVPDLTLGRQNYGEVVAPILEAHHIGADGILGLDGLQDQRILFDFTTNAISIEDVRKRAVSSDFEIIVTARRRSGQLIFTDATLGGKRISVVIDTGAESNIGNLALLRRLGSGKKLTQEQGSLVSVTGQSVTVNSGLANDFRIGRAQFEFVPIVFADSQAFAELGLDKTPALLLGMGTLRLFSRMMIDFKQRRVLFDMPSNARRRPDRAPI
- a CDS encoding thermonuclease family protein, which translates into the protein MARSTPRISPSADQGHARIFVLALLLAALAGWNLNAWLVPVEESGIAPAIQPETPDPWAQSREQRHLLEVQEDAPEQVAQFAGAPIVNARPDTVSVRFGICGGGARVTCVVDGDTIWLRGQKIRIADIDTPEVSSPRCPAELERGRLATQRMVELLNAGPFTLEPGARAQDRYGRALFVVTRAGASVGGALVDEGLAVWYGNGRPDWC
- the purU gene encoding formyltetrahydrofolate deformylase, which encodes MPDSYSLTLSCADQPGIVAAVAGFLAGNHANILESQQYNDRIEDRFFMRVSFELLSGAGSIEAFRAAFAEVAARHGMEWSIRDMAQPRRVLLLVSKFDHCLGDLLYRSRIGELNMAVTGIVSNHPREAISHTMIGDIPYHHLPVTAATKPAQEGAIRAIIEQTDTELVVLARYMQILSDEMARYLSGRCINIHHSFLPGFKGAKPYHQAWERGVKIIGATAHYVTGDLDEGPIIHQDVENISHSDTPDDLVRKGRDIERRVLSRAVRFHLEDRVLVNGSKTVVFHD
- a CDS encoding DMT family protein, producing the protein MPTQIAPTVLLLAISNIFMTTAWYWHLRGGTEAAAARPIFWVIAISWGIALVEYCFAVPANRIGFAHGWTPGQLKIVQEALALTVFGVFMVAVLGEALSWRHLAAFGCIMAGVGFLFVGK
- a CDS encoding PAS domain-containing protein: MSPGLIEHLPWICALVATLAALELLRRLRKVLRENLALQRDRNRVTLSLDLALSVGRIGNWQFERSETSLHWSDEVFAIHQRDRRRGQPGLQEAICYYHPDDRLKVADAVQRSLDHGEDYDFRARIITDAGEVREVMSRGTCRYGRDGTTIGVIGFIIDLTSGPVGQD
- a CDS encoding gamma carbonic anhydrase family protein, giving the protein MHDVSIISLHGKTPRIHDSAFIAPGCRIIGDVEIGPDASIWYNCVIRADVNRIVIGARTNVQDGTVIHCDSPRPGQPEGFPTLIGEDVLIGHMAMIHGCVLEDRAFVGLGSIVMDGCRIGGDAMLAAGAMLTPGKSMPGGQLWGGRPAQFMRDLPEPAIAGMRIGVAHYVENARAHKAAVDGS